A genomic stretch from Amycolatopsis sp. 195334CR includes:
- a CDS encoding IclR family transcriptional regulator: MAGQAPLSAADKTLSVLEALADHSRIADIAASAGLPKPTVHRILQTLVRHGFARPDGHGSYVGGPRLLSLAGRFLQRLDVAEQVRPVLRELQERTGWTVHLALWSGDEAVYVAKLEGAKPYHLASRVGMSLPLHCTSIGKAILASLPDPEVRALTARTGLAARTSHTITEVDALLAELATVRARGYAEDHEENEPGVRAVGAVVHDHTGQPLGALSAATLVHLAEPDDHVAALVAEAASAASRALGAPHSL, from the coding sequence ATGGCAGGTCAGGCTCCGCTGTCGGCGGCGGACAAAACGCTGAGCGTGCTCGAAGCGCTCGCCGACCACTCGCGCATCGCCGACATCGCCGCGTCCGCCGGGCTGCCGAAGCCGACCGTGCACCGCATCCTGCAGACCCTGGTGCGCCACGGGTTCGCCCGCCCGGACGGGCACGGCAGCTACGTCGGCGGGCCGCGGCTGCTCAGCCTGGCCGGCCGGTTCCTGCAGCGGCTCGACGTGGCCGAGCAGGTCCGGCCGGTGCTGCGTGAGCTGCAGGAACGCACCGGCTGGACGGTGCACCTGGCGCTGTGGTCCGGGGACGAGGCGGTGTACGTGGCGAAGCTGGAGGGCGCGAAGCCGTACCACCTGGCGTCGCGGGTGGGCATGAGCCTGCCGCTGCACTGCACGTCGATCGGCAAGGCGATCCTGGCGAGCCTGCCGGATCCGGAGGTGCGCGCGCTGACCGCGCGGACCGGCCTGGCCGCGCGGACCTCGCACACCATCACCGAGGTCGACGCACTGCTGGCCGAACTCGCCACCGTGCGTGCTCGCGGGTACGCCGAGGACCACGAGGAGAACGAACCGGGCGTGCGCGCGGTGGGCGCGGTGGTCCACGACCACACCGGGCAACCACTGGGCGCCCTCTCCGCCGCGACGCTGGTCCACCTGGCCGAGCCGGACGACCACGTCGCCGCCCTGGTCGCCGAAGCCGCTTCGGCGGCCTCCCGGGCGCTGGGCGCTCCTCACTCACTGTGA
- a CDS encoding dihydrofolate reductase family protein, giving the protein MSKLLYSASMSLDGFIAGPGGDMSWLTEHLGPAPAVDELIPRIGAILAGNRSYGGDDPYRDDPEKAGEAFGGGWSGPQFVLTHHAPAVPVPGVTFVDDLAKAVALAKAAAGGKYVNVLGADVARQCLAADELDEILVFAVPVLLGDGVRLFDHPGGTNVRLDRIREDELWFRVVR; this is encoded by the coding sequence GTGAGCAAGCTCCTGTACTCGGCCAGCATGTCGCTGGACGGGTTCATCGCCGGTCCCGGCGGCGACATGTCCTGGCTGACCGAGCACCTCGGCCCGGCACCGGCCGTGGACGAGCTGATCCCCCGGATCGGCGCGATCCTGGCCGGGAACCGGAGCTACGGCGGTGACGACCCGTACCGCGACGACCCGGAGAAGGCGGGCGAGGCCTTCGGCGGGGGCTGGTCGGGCCCGCAGTTCGTGCTGACCCACCACGCGCCCGCGGTCCCCGTCCCCGGCGTCACCTTCGTCGACGACCTGGCCAAGGCCGTCGCGCTGGCGAAGGCCGCGGCCGGGGGCAAGTACGTCAACGTGCTCGGCGCCGACGTGGCCCGGCAGTGCCTGGCCGCCGATGAACTGGACGAGATCCTGGTCTTCGCCGTCCCTGTGCTGCTCGGCGACGGGGTCCGCCTGTTCGACCACCCGGGCGGCACGAACGTCCGGCTGGACCGGATCCGCGAGGACGAACTGTGGTTCCGGGTGGTCCGCTGA